One genomic region from Bacillus rossius redtenbacheri isolate Brsri chromosome 6, Brsri_v3, whole genome shotgun sequence encodes:
- the LOC134533095 gene encoding uncharacterized protein LOC134533095, whose translation MNLSTSRSVGNFMGLQRQGSQLNQQAGYSLRKSHTTGHCVIVSKRGFKPSDRFDPHKREFLTTLTNKLLHISLVRTARSGHQRARSRYHSAPSLVPSFIFSICR comes from the coding sequence ATGAACCTGAGCACGAGCAGGAGCGTGGGCAACTTCATGGGGCTGCAGCGGCAGGGCAGCCAACTGAACCAGCAGGCCGGCTACTCGCTGCGCAAGAGCCACACCACGGGCCACTGCGTCATCGTCAGCAAGCGCGGCTTCAAGCCGTCGGACCGCTTCGACCCGCACAAGAGGGAGTTCCTCACCACGCTCACCAACAAGCTGCTGCACATCTCGCTGGTACGTACAGCGCGCTCCGGCCATCAGCGCGCTCGCAGCCGATACCATAGTGCACCATCACTTGTCCCCAGCTTTATATTTTCCATTTGTAGGTGA